From the genome of Pseudonocardia sp. EC080619-01:
GATCCCGGGGGTGACCTCCACGACGACGGTGTTCGTGTTCAACGGCCCGAACCTGAACCTCCTCGGCACCCGCAAGCCCGAGGTGTACGGCACCACCGTGCTCGCCGACGTCGAGGCGCTGTGCCGCCGCAGCGCCGGCGACCACGGCCTCGCGCTGGACTTCCGGCAGACCAACCACGAGGGCACCCTCGTCGACTGGATCCACGAGGCCGGGAGCGCGGTCAAGCGTGGTGAGGCGCTCGGGCTGGTGCTGAACGCGGCCGCCTACACCCACACGTCGGTCGCGCTGCACGACGCGATCGAGGGCACCGAGCTCCCGACCGTCGAGGTGCACATCTCGAACGTGCACGGCCGGGAGACCTTCCGGCACCACTCGTACGTCTCGCCCGTCGCGACCGGGATCGTCGTCGGCTTCGG
Proteins encoded in this window:
- the aroQ gene encoding type II 3-dehydroquinate dehydratase; amino-acid sequence: MTSTTTVFVFNGPNLNLLGTRKPEVYGTTVLADVEALCRRSAGDHGLALDFRQTNHEGTLVDWIHEAGSAVKRGEALGLVLNAAAYTHTSVALHDAIEGTELPTVEVHISNVHGRETFRHHSYVSPVATGIVVGFGIDGYALAIDGLVRKARPLRSV